One genomic window of Luteitalea pratensis includes the following:
- a CDS encoding MlaD family protein, producing the protein MPRTRTLAWSQLKIGILAVAAFTLATMLIFAVGGDAGLFSGRYHLKTRFPNAGGLQSGSVVRLAGVNVGAVDDVYLDGAVVEVVLRVRPDVQNKITEHSIAQVGSVSLLGEGAVDITASTHGTPLKDWSYIRSGKTPGQIADVAENATQTLSQASALIAELRAGKGTVGKLVTEDDLYVQLNGVAKATEEVIRAIKQGKGPAGTLINNEAAARNLERALANLDQVTGNIAAGKGSIGTLINDDALAKSLSATTDNLRAVSAGLKNGDGTAGKLLTDNGLYNRLDSVVQRLDTLVATLNKGEGTAGRLLQDKQLYDNMNGAVLELRSLLAEIKKDPKKYLNVKVTIF; encoded by the coding sequence ATGCCACGTACACGCACTCTCGCCTGGTCCCAGCTCAAGATCGGCATCCTCGCCGTTGCAGCGTTCACGCTCGCGACGATGCTCATCTTTGCCGTCGGCGGTGATGCCGGCCTGTTCTCGGGCCGCTACCACCTCAAGACGCGATTCCCCAACGCCGGCGGCTTGCAGTCGGGGTCGGTCGTGCGGCTCGCCGGGGTCAACGTCGGCGCGGTCGACGATGTCTATCTCGATGGCGCCGTCGTCGAGGTCGTGTTGCGGGTCCGGCCCGACGTGCAGAACAAGATCACGGAGCACTCGATCGCGCAGGTCGGGTCGGTCAGCCTGCTCGGCGAGGGAGCCGTCGACATCACCGCCTCGACGCACGGTACGCCGCTGAAGGACTGGTCCTATATCCGCTCGGGGAAGACCCCGGGGCAGATCGCCGACGTCGCCGAGAACGCGACCCAGACCCTCTCGCAGGCCTCGGCACTGATCGCGGAACTCCGCGCCGGCAAGGGGACCGTGGGCAAGCTGGTCACCGAGGATGACCTGTACGTGCAGCTCAATGGCGTCGCGAAGGCAACCGAGGAAGTGATCCGGGCCATCAAACAGGGGAAGGGGCCGGCCGGCACGTTGATCAACAACGAGGCGGCCGCCAGGAACCTGGAACGCGCGCTCGCGAACCTCGATCAGGTCACGGGCAACATCGCGGCGGGCAAGGGCTCGATCGGTACGCTGATCAACGACGACGCGCTCGCGAAGTCGCTGAGCGCCACCACCGACAACCTGCGGGCGGTGTCGGCGGGCCTGAAGAATGGCGATGGAACGGCCGGCAAGCTGCTGACCGACAACGGGCTCTATAATCGGCTCGACTCCGTGGTGCAGCGTCTGGACACGCTCGTCGCGACCCTGAACAAGGGCGAGGGCACGGCCGGCAGGCTGCTGCAGGACAAGCAGCTGTACGACAACATGAATGGCGCGGTGCTGGAACTGCGGAGCCTGCTTGCCGAGATCAAGAAGGACCCCAAGAAGTATCTGAATGTGAAAGTCACCATCTTCTAG
- a CDS encoding MlaE family ABC transporter permease — protein sequence MQLILIGWAKKAVFEVQEYVKMCTALGRAATSRPFYYRDAIEQLDAIGVGSLTVVLLTGGFTGAVLALQSGMTLDQFGARSVVGRLISASMIKELGPVLTALMVTGRVGSGIAAELGSMAVTDQLNALRALGTDPVRKLALPRVIAGVVMVPILTVISDFVGIVGAWVTTVTQLRVASSVYWNSVVMGLWIQDIWMGLIKPVFLGFALVSIACFVGMRTTGGTQGVGRSTTQAVVAGSVAVLVLDFIITKLLISLLY from the coding sequence ATGCAACTGATTCTGATCGGCTGGGCCAAGAAGGCTGTCTTCGAGGTCCAGGAGTACGTGAAGATGTGCACCGCCCTCGGGCGGGCCGCGACCAGCCGGCCGTTCTACTACCGCGACGCGATCGAACAGCTCGATGCCATCGGCGTCGGCTCGCTCACCGTCGTGTTGCTCACGGGCGGTTTCACGGGCGCGGTGCTTGCGTTGCAGTCCGGCATGACGCTCGATCAGTTCGGCGCCCGGTCGGTCGTCGGCCGGCTGATCAGCGCGTCGATGATCAAGGAACTCGGCCCGGTGCTGACGGCGCTGATGGTCACCGGGCGCGTGGGCTCGGGCATCGCCGCCGAACTCGGCTCGATGGCCGTGACCGATCAGCTCAACGCGTTGCGTGCGCTCGGCACCGATCCCGTGCGCAAGCTCGCGCTGCCGCGGGTGATTGCCGGCGTCGTGATGGTGCCGATCCTGACGGTCATCTCCGACTTTGTCGGCATCGTCGGCGCCTGGGTGACGACGGTGACGCAACTGCGCGTAGCCTCGAGCGTGTACTGGAACTCGGTGGTGATGGGGCTCTGGATCCAGGACATCTGGATGGGGCTCATCAAGCCGGTGTTCCTCGGGTTCGCGCTCGTGAGCATCGCCTGCTTCGTGGGCATGCGGACGACGGGGGGCACGCAGGGGGTGGGCCGCAGCACCACACAGGCGGTCGTCGCCGGCTCGGTCGCCGTGCTCGTGCTCGACTTCATCATCACCAAGCTGCTGATCAGCTTGCTCTACTGA
- a CDS encoding ABC transporter ATP-binding protein, with translation MKTPGEPVIVFERVFLAFGDNVILKDISFELRAGYSKIFLGASGAGKSTILKLILGLLKPQAGKIWVNGVRVDTLGESDMMKVRDDVGMVFQEGALFDSLSVRENVGYKLYEESDTPLEDVHRRVEEVLGWVELEEHIDKMPSELSGGQRRRVAIARAMTFQPRILLYDEPTTGLDPITSITIDDEIVKLRDIEGVSSLVVTHQLRDAFYVAERMAFRGNDGRIQFVPATPEKLAQTEFVMLRDGLIHFEGTAKELRATNDPYLALFLS, from the coding sequence GTGAAGACGCCGGGGGAGCCCGTCATCGTCTTCGAACGCGTATTCCTCGCGTTCGGTGACAACGTGATCCTCAAGGACATCAGCTTCGAGTTGCGCGCCGGCTACTCCAAGATCTTCCTCGGCGCGAGCGGCGCCGGCAAGAGCACGATCCTGAAGCTGATTCTCGGGCTGCTCAAGCCGCAGGCGGGCAAGATCTGGGTCAACGGCGTCCGCGTCGACACGCTCGGCGAGTCCGACATGATGAAGGTCCGCGACGATGTCGGGATGGTGTTCCAGGAGGGCGCGCTCTTCGACTCGCTGTCGGTGCGCGAGAACGTCGGCTACAAGCTGTACGAGGAGAGCGACACGCCCCTCGAAGACGTGCACAGGCGCGTCGAGGAAGTGCTCGGGTGGGTGGAACTCGAAGAGCACATCGACAAGATGCCGTCGGAGCTGTCGGGTGGGCAGCGGCGGCGCGTGGCCATTGCCCGTGCGATGACGTTCCAGCCGCGCATCCTGCTCTACGACGAGCCGACCACCGGGCTCGATCCGATCACGTCGATCACCATCGACGACGAGATCGTGAAGCTGCGCGACATCGAGGGCGTGAGTTCCCTGGTCGTCACACACCAGTTGCGCGACGCGTTCTATGTGGCGGAGAGGATGGCTTTTCGCGGCAACGACGGCCGGATCCAGTTCGTGCCGGCCACGCCCGAGAAGCTCGCGCAGACCGAGTTCGTCATGCTCCGCGATGGGCTCATCCACTTCGAGGGCACGGCGAAAGAGCTGCGTGCCACCAACGACCCGTACCTCGCGCTCTTCCTGAGTTGA